The sequence AGACATGGTCGCTTCAAAAGCTGGTTTTATCCTGCCCCTGAACTTCCCCCTTGCTATGGATGTGGAAGACCCGAATGATGCCCGCTTCGTAGCGCTGGCCGATCTGAAACACTGGGAACTGGCCCCCACCAATCCCGCTGCTTTTGAAAAAGCCAATATCCCGTTTTGCCTCAGCACCGCGGACCTGAAAGATGCCAAACAATTTACGGCCAACCTCAGGAAAGCGATTGAATATGGATTGAGTGAATCTAAAGCACTGGAAGCGCTTACCCGCACTCCGGCCACTTTATTGGGCATATACAACCAGGTGGGCAGCCTCGAACCCGGCAAATGGGCCAATTTTATTATTACCTCCGGCCCGGTCTTCAATGAAAAAACCATCATTTTCCAGAACTGGATCCAGGGTGAGAAATATGCCCTGAATGAATCAGGCTGGTCTTCTTCATCCGGACAATACAATCTTGCCCTGGTGTCTGAAAAGGGCACTTCTAATTATACGCTTGACCTGAAATCCAACAGCAGCGCCAACATAATCGGCAAAGACACCATTGCCGCCAAGATCAGCAATGATGGCAAGCTGGTTCGGTTGAGCTTCCCAGAGAGTAAGTTATCAAAGAAAACGATCCGCTTAAGCGGCGTAAATAACAGCGGCCAATGGCAGGGTACCGGTGAAGATGGTGCCGGCACCAAACTGATGTGGACCGCCACCTTAACAAAATCAACCTCGCCAAAGGAAGACAGCACCAAAAAGAAACCGGTCCCCGAGCTGGGAAAGGTCACCTATCCTTTCAATGCATATGGATTTGAGACTATGCCACAACAACAATCCCTACTCATCAGGAATGCTACGGTCTGGACCAATGAAAAGGAAGGCAAACTCGAGGGTGTTGATGTATTGGTGAAAAACGGCAAGATCGCTGCAGTTGGTAAGGGACTTCCGGACGGCGGTGCTACTATCGTTGATGGCACCGGGAAACACCTGACTGCCGGGGTTATAGACGAACATTCCCATATCGCTGCGGCCTCCATTAATGAAGGTGCACAATCGGTTACTTCTGAGGTTCGCATAGCCGACAACCTTTACCCGGATGATATCAATATCTACCGCCAGTTAAGCGGCGGTGTCACATCTTCCCATATCCTGCATGGCTCCGCCAATACGATCGGTGGACAAACCCAATTGATCAAATTACGCTGGGGTGCCAATGCAGATGGATTGAAATTTGCTAACTGGGACCCTTTCATCAAATTCGCCCTTGGTGAGAATGTGAAACGTACAGGCGCCTCACAAAACAATCGCTTCCCGGATAGCCGCATGGGGGTGGAAGAGGTCCTGGCAGATGCGTTCAACCGTGCCCGTGATTATGAAAACTCCATCAGGGCCATAACCGGTTCAGCAGGTGGCAAAAAAGGCGCAGCTGCCGTAAACCCATTTACCACGGTACGCCGCGATCTTGAACTCGATGCACTCGTGGAGATCCTGAATAAGAAAAGGTTCATCACCTGTCACTCTTATGTGCAGAGTGAGATCACTTCGGCCATGCGGGTAGGGGATAAGTATGGTTTCAGCTTCAATACATTTACCCATATCCTTGAAGGCTATAAAGTGGCGGATAAAATGAAA comes from Flavihumibacter fluvii and encodes:
- a CDS encoding amidohydrolase family protein — encoded protein: MRKFLHPASGRGLMLLITALFLVSLTYAQPTFPVNGISGEKPTTYAFTNATIITNEKTTLPVATLLVKDGRIIAAGTNVSIPKDAMVVDCKGKFIYPSFIDVYSDYGMPAVERQPRAFNYSAPAQLTSTQKGAYGWNQAIRSDVSAAAIFVADDSKAKQLRDLGFGTVLTHQKDGIARGTGALVTLANEKENKVILKEKAAAHYSFSKGSSTQSYPGSLMGAIALLRQTFIDAKWYTTNTEKEGLNLTLKAWNDNLSLPQVFEANDKWNDLRADKIGDEFGVQYIIKAGGNEYQRMEDMVASKAGFILPLNFPLAMDVEDPNDARFVALADLKHWELAPTNPAAFEKANIPFCLSTADLKDAKQFTANLRKAIEYGLSESKALEALTRTPATLLGIYNQVGSLEPGKWANFIITSGPVFNEKTIIFQNWIQGEKYALNESGWSSSSGQYNLALVSEKGTSNYTLDLKSNSSANIIGKDTIAAKISNDGKLVRLSFPESKLSKKTIRLSGVNNSGQWQGTGEDGAGTKLMWTATLTKSTSPKEDSTKKKPVPELGKVTYPFNAYGFETMPQQQSLLIRNATVWTNEKEGKLEGVDVLVKNGKIAAVGKGLPDGGATIVDGTGKHLTAGVIDEHSHIAAASINEGAQSVTSEVRIADNLYPDDINIYRQLSGGVTSSHILHGSANTIGGQTQLIKLRWGANADGLKFANWDPFIKFALGENVKRTGASQNNRFPDSRMGVEEVLADAFNRARDYENSIRAITGSAGGKKGAAAVNPFTTVRRDLELDALVEILNKKRFITCHSYVQSEITSAMRVGDKYGFSFNTFTHILEGYKVADKMKAHGANASSFSDWWNYKMEVVDAIPYNAAIMQKVGLNVAINSDDAEMARRLNQEAAKSVKYGGMPEEDALKMVTLNPAKMLHVDDRVGSIKVGKDADLVLWSDNPLSIYAKAEKTIVDGIIYFDREKDKDLRVKIAAERSRLIQKMMGEKKGGAAVQPAQASMELMHSCSDHSHNHGLLVIDADETIANN